One genomic region from Mytilus trossulus isolate FHL-02 chromosome 9, PNRI_Mtr1.1.1.hap1, whole genome shotgun sequence encodes:
- the LOC134683189 gene encoding uncharacterized protein LOC134683189 — protein sequence MASFSNSCGVCDLRHITKPSVVWCTECDEGLCKDCQEHHSLSKSSRNHKTIGIEEYQKLPSDVLRITQNCDKHQEKFIIYCRIHESPCCGKCVIESHKECRDIENLDDVIKNVKTSNAVYEIEETLIEVAENLQKIRQHQQKNLSTLKEKRKEIEKDIRKTRATINNHLDKLQEDLLKQLYAVEEKENSKIRQLMAALEKKEKEISDKQRKIVNIKQHATELQLFLSIKQVEDDISSKDDILISLLQEDNLKNHSLKYKLNTAFQNILTDIKSFGDIHIEAKPCEIVLTWRKTRQAQIIVPVVQTRSIENIKLKLNNTIKNIGNRIFGCCSLPDGRMAFTYYYEYAVKVFSDSGFKVFEVKTPCNAFDVVYISDNNALAVTSGGTPKKCITIIDLEKKVIKKTITLDSYNYGIALNDNRLICSGLDKGIHMINPCDESTSIIVREKMPSGCYIATFGNQIYQTNRLVHTVTCYNQQGKPLWTFQNERILNSPLGIDVDTNGNVYVAGFESKNVVVISPDGQQHRELLGTSDGLSKPLSLCYNKSKNQLLVSNYEIKAQLFDFV from the coding sequence ATGGCATCCTTCTCCAACAGTTGTGGTGTGTGTGATCTCCGACACATTACCAAACCATCCGTAGTCTGGTGTACGGAATGTGACGAAGGACTTTGTAAAGACTGTCAGGAACACCATAGTTTGTCCAAGTCATCAAGAAACCACAAAACCATTGGAATTGAGGAATACCAGAAATTACCTAGTGATGTACTAAGGATCACTCAAAATTGTGATAAACACcaagaaaagtttataatttattgccGGATTCATGAAAGTCCTTGCTGTGGAAAATGTGTAATTGAAAGCCACAAAGAATGCCGGGATATCGAAAATTTAGATGACGtcattaaaaatgtcaaaacctCAAATGCTGTATACGAGATCGAGGAAACATTGATTGAAGTAGCCGAAAACTTACAGAAAATCCGTcaacaccaacaaaaaaatCTGTCGACATTGaaagagaaaagaaaagaaattgagAAAGATATTCGAAAGACAAGAGCAACGATCAATAACCATCTAGACAAACTACAGGAAGATTTATTGAAACAACTTTATGCCGTTGAAGAAAAAGAGAACTCGAAAATTCGTCAGTTGATGGCTGCattagaaaagaaagaaaaagaaatatcagATAAACAGAGAAAAATTGTTAACATAAAACAACACGCAACGGAACTTCAACTGTTTCTTTCAATTAAGCAAGTCGAAGATGACATATCTAGCAAAGATGATATTCTGATCTCACTACTCCAAGAAGACAATTTAAAGAATCATTCTCTAAAATACAAACTCAACACTGCTTTTCAGAACATCTTGACCGATATCAAAAGTTTTGGAGATATCCACATTGAAGCAAAACCATGCGAAATTGTTCTTACGTGGAGGAAGACCAGACAAGCACAGATAATTGTACCAGTAGTTCAAACAAGATccattgaaaatatcaaactgAAACtgaacaatacaataaaaaatataggaaatCGCATTTTTGGCTGCTGCTCGCTACCAGATGGTAGGATGGCGTTCACTTACTACTACGAATATGCAGTAAAAGTATTCAGCGATTCAGGATTTAAAGTCTTCGAGGTCAAGACGCCATGCAACGCGTTTGATGTAGTGTATATCAGTGATAACAATGCATTAGCTGTTACATCTGGTGGTACACCGAAGAAATGTATTACCATTATAGACTTGGAGaagaaagtaataaaaaaaacaattacactCGATTCGTATAATTATGGAATAGCACTAAATGATAATCGATTAATTTGTTCTGGTTTAGACAAAGGGATACACATGATCAATCCATGTGACGAGTCTACAAGTATCATAGTCAGAGAAAAAATGCCAAGTGGCTGTTACATTGCAACTTTTGGAAAccaaatatatcaaacaaacCGTCTGGTTCATACCGTTACTTGTTATAATCAGCAAGGTAAACCGCTATGGACTTTCCAAAACGAAAGAATTCTGAATTCTCCCCTAGGTATTGATGTAGATACGAATGGTAATGTGTATGTTGCTGGATTTGAATCGAAAAATGTTGTAGTTATCTCCCCTGACGGACAACAACATAGAGAATTATTGGGAACAAGTGATGGTCTGTCAAAACCGTTGTCActttgttataacaaatcaaagaatCAGTTGCTCGTTTCTAACTATGAAATCAAGGCTcaattgtttgattttgtttga